In the genome of Meles meles chromosome 2, mMelMel3.1 paternal haplotype, whole genome shotgun sequence, one region contains:
- the ADRA2C gene encoding alpha-2C adrenergic receptor — MASPALAAALAAAAAGPNASGAGEGGSGGDANASGAAPGAAWGPPPGQYSAGAVAGLAAVVGFLIVFTVVGNVLVVIAVLTSRALRAPQNLFLVSLASADILVATLVMPFSLANELMAYWYFGQVWCGVYLALDVLFCTSSIVHLCAISLDRYWSVTQAVEYNLKRTPRRVKATIVAVWLISAVISFPPLVSLYRQPDSAAYPQCGLNDETWYILSSCIGSFFAPCLIMGLVYARIYRVAKLRTRTLSEKRAPTGPDGASPTTENGLGAAAGAGENGHCAPPRPPCADVDPEDSSAAAERRRRRGALRRGGRRRAAGEEGAGGADMAAPGPGPGASDSGALAAARSPGPGGRLSRASSRSVEFFLSRRRRARSSVCRRKVAQAREKRFTFVLAVVMGVFVLCWFPFFFSYSLYGICREACQVPDPLFKFFFWIGYCNSSLNPVIYTVFNQDFRRSFKHILFRRRRRGFRQ, encoded by the coding sequence ATGGCGTCCCCGGCGCTGGCGGCGgcgctggcggcggcggcggcgggccccAACGCGAGCGGCGCCGGCGAGGGGGGCAGCGGCGGGGACGCCAACGCCTCGGGCGCCGCGCCGGGGGCCGCTTGGGGGCCGCCTCCGGGCCAGTACTCGGCGGGCGCCGTGGCGGGGCTGGCTGCCGTGGTGGGCTTCCTCATCGTCTTCACCGTGGTGGGCAACGTGCTGGTGGTGATCGCCGTGCTGACCAGTCGGGCGCTGCGTGCGCCGCAGAACCTCTTCCTGGTGTCGCTGGCCTCGGCCGACATCCTGGTGGCCACGCTGGTCATGCCTTTCTCCCTGGCCAACGAGCTCATGGCCTACTGGTACTTCGGGCAGGTGTGGTGCGGCGTGTACCTGGCGCTGGACGTGCTTTTCTGCACCTCGTCCATCGTGCACCTGTGCGCCATCAGCCTGGACCGCTACTGGTCGGTGACGCAGGCCGTCGAGTACAACCTGAAGCGCACACCGCGCCGCGTCAAGGCGACCATCGTGGCCGTGTGGCTCATCTCGGCCGTCATCTCTTTCCCACCGCTCGTCTCGCTCTACCGCCAGCCCGACAGTGCCGCCTACCCGCAGTGCGGCCTCAACGACGAGACATGGTACATCCTGTCGTCCTGCATCGGCTCCTTCTTCGCGCCCTGCCTCATCATGGGCCTGGTCTACGCGCGCATCTACCGCGTGGCCAAGCTGCGCACGCGCACGCTCAGCGAGAAGCGCGCGCCCACGGGCCCCGACGGGGCGTCCCCGACCACTGAGAACGGGCTGGGTGCTGCGGCGGGCGCGGGCGAGAACGGGCACTgcgcgcccccgcgcccccctTGTGCCGACGTGGATCCGGAGGACAGCAGCGCGGCGGcggagcggcggcggcgccggggtGCGCtgcggcggggcgggcggcggcgcgCTGCCGGGGAAGAGGGCGCGGGCGGTGCCGACATGGCGGCGCCCGGGCCGGGGCCAGGGGCGAGCGATTCGGGCGCGCTGGCTGCCGCTAGGTCCCCGGGTCCCGGCGGGCGCCTCTCGCGCGCCAGCTCTCGCTCCGTCGAGTTCTTTTTGTCGCGCCGCCGCCGGGCGCGCAGCAGCGTGTGCCGCCGCAAGGTGGCCCAGGCGCGCGAGAAGCGCTTCACCTTCGTGCTGGCGGTGGTCATGGGCGTGTTCGTGCTCTGCTGGTTTCCCTTCTTCTTCAGCTACAGCCTGTACGGCATCTGCCGCGAGGCCTGCCAGGTGCCCGACCCGCTCTTCAAGTTCTTTTTCTGGATCGGCTACTGCAACAGCTCTCTCAACCCGGTCATCTACACCGTCTTTAACCAGGACTTCCGCCGTTCCTTTAAGCACATCCTCTTCCGACGGAGGAGAAGGGGCTTCAGGCAGTGA